The sequence ATTCAATGTGTTCAGGAATGAAATGATCAAGCCCATTTCTTTTACTGATAGTTCCAAGTCATGAACAAAAGGGTCAAATTGGGATGGATGTACATTTGGATTGCGAACTTTACCCTTGGAAATATCCTCATAGAATTCCAGCACCCTCCTTAAAGTCATAAAACTGCCATTGTGCATGTACGGGGCTGTGAACCTAAGGTTTCTTAAAGATGGAGTTCTAAAGGCGAAACTGTCTTTTGCACTTATATCCGCAATCCCAAAATCTACAAAAGGTAGTTTTGAATTCTCCGGAACCCCCAGAACGTGCATCTTATAATCAGAGAACATTGGGCCATTATGGCAATTGACGCACCCAACTTTTTTAAATTGTTCAAACCCATCTTTCTCACTAATTAAAATAGCCTCTCCATCACCCCTCATATATTGATCAAAACGAGAATTGTTGTTAATCAGAGTTCTTTCAAAAGCCGCAATGGCTTTTCCTAAATTTTCAATGGTAATGGGTTCTGCATCATTAAACGCATTCTTAAATAGTGTTTGATACTCAGGAATATTTTTTAATCTATCTATAACCACCAGTAAAATTTCATTTTCTGTAAAACTGCGACCACGCATTTCCTCAAAAGCCTTAATGGGCTCCAATGCTTGTTTTTCAAGGCTTTTTGCCCTGTCGTCCCAAAACATGGGTGCATTCTCTGGAGCATAAGGTTCGTGGTTTTGTATTCCGTTAAAAGCCGAATTCAATATGGTCTGAGCATTTCGTTTAACAAAAGGAATATCATTTTGAGCATTGAATTTTCTTTTACTTCCGAGGCCTTTGGCATTAGTGCCTATAGAAATATCCAAAAAATCCGCATACCCCATATCTGGATGATGGCATGTTGCGCAAGAGATGTCTTTATTTCCTGATAATATGGGGTCATAAAACAGAAGTTTGCCCAGAGCTTCTTTTTCTATGGATGAAGGGTTGCCTTTTGGTGATACTACACTTTTGGGTAAAGCACCTACAGCAGGAAAATCCTCAGATACAGCTGCAACTAAAACCTCCTTCGATTTTGGACCTCTGCATCCTAAAACAAGGGCTACCGTCCAAAATATCAAAAAAATTTGCGTGCTCTGTTTCAAACTGGAGACATTTAGGATTCTAAAGATATGAGGAATATGCCGTCGGATCAATTATAGACGCGAATGACTTCACCGTTTCCTTTTCCGTTTACACTTCTTATATAGGCATTAACTGCTTTTTCCATTGAAACTGGGTTGTGACCTGGAAAGTAGTCTTTGTATTTTTCATATGCGTCCACTACCATTCCCAATGAAACTACGTTAACTCTAATTCCATTTTCAATTTCTAAAGCCACAGCCTGTACAAAACTGTGTATTCCACCATTTACCATTGCTGCACTTGCTGTTTTTACAACAGGGTCATCGGCCAAAATACCTGTAGACAAGGTAATTGAACCGCTAGGATTTAAAAAATGTTGTCCAATACGAACCAAGTTTACCTGTCCCATCAATTTACTCTTAAGTCCAATGTAGTAGTCATCCTCGGTCAAGTCCTTAAAATCCGCCCATTTGGCTTCACCAGCAATACAGATGATGGCATCTAGTTTGCCAGTTTGCTTAAACAGGTTTTCAATGGAACTACTGTCGGCAATATCCACGGTGACATCACCAGAGGTTCTACCAGCAACCAACACTTCATTTTTTTCTGAAAAGTAACTGGTCACTTTGTTTCCAATAGTTCCTTTTCCTCCAATAATCAATATTTTCATTTTAGGTATTTTCTAATCTTACTCAAAGATAAATACTAATTGTAAGTGTGGACATTGCTAGAATACCTAAAAGTAAAACCAACGGCCAAACAAACTTTAACCATTTGTCATAACCTACATTGACCAACGCAAGAGATGCCAAAATGATTCCTGTGGGGTTAATGAATTTAAAAAGCCCTACGCCATATTGATATGCGTTCACCATAATTTCCCTGCCAACACCAACATTATCTGCCAAAGGTGACATTATAGGCATAGTTAGCACTGCCATGCCTGAAGAAGAGGGGATAAAAAAAGTTAAACCACTATACAGCAAACAGGTAACATTAATAAATAAGCCTTTATGCATGCCCGAGGTTAACTCACTTGCATAGAACAACAAAGTATCACTAACCTGGCCGTCCTCCATCAGAACCGTTATTCCTCTGGCGATACCGATTATAAAAGCCACACCCAATAGATCCTTTGCTCCGGACATAAACTCAGTCACAAATTGCTTTTCATTAAGCCTGGTGATAAAACCGATTAATAATGCTCCAGCAAGAAAAACAGAGGTCATTTCCAAAAACCACCATCCTAATTGTGAAACACCATAAACCATAATTACAAAACAGCATGCAAAAATGAATAGTACCAGTCTTAGTTTTAATGTCAGCTTTGAAACTACAGACGCCTTTGCGCCCAAAAACAATTTTTCTATTTCTTCCTTTTGATTATAAATAATGGATTTCTCAGGATTTTTTTTGACTTTTTGCGCATAGCGTATAATGTAAACTATACAAACAATAAGCCCAAGCAATAACATAATAAGACGACCGTTCAAGCCCACGGTCCAATTAATCCCAGCTGCATCTGATGCAATAATGGTGCTAAACGGATTGACCGTTGATGCTAAGGTTCCAATTGAAGAACCAATGTAAATTGAAGCGATACAGGCAATTGCGTCGTACTTGGCAGCCAAGAAAATGGGAATTAGAATTGGGTAGAAGGCAATGGTTTCTTCCTCCAGCCCAAAAGTAGTTCCTCCAAGCGCAATTAAAGTAGTCACCATTATAATGAGTACAAATTCCCTACCCTTGAGTTTTTCAGCCAACCATGCAATTCCGGCTTCAAAGGCCTTGGTTGCATTTACAATGCTTATTAAACCGCCTATGATCAAAACAAGTAAGATGATATCCGCAGATTGCATGATACCCTTTAAAGGGGCCTGGATAAAACCAACGAGACCTTGAGGTTGTCCTTCCAATTTTCTATAGGTGTTTGGAATGCTTATGGGTTTGGAGATGGCTCCCTCTTTGAATTTTTCTATTGGAATTTGAATTGTTAGTTCATTAAGGTTTTTTTGAGTAGCGGGAAAGCTGATACTTGTTTCCTGTGAAGTTCTAATCAATGTATTCGTTTCACTGTCATACGAAAGACGGTCATACTGGCCAGCAGGAATAATCCAGGTTAGGAGGCAGACAATAGCAGCGATAATGAACAAGACGGTATGTGCTGTTGGAAATTTTAATTTTTGAAGAAAAGACATTGGTTAATTTTGAATATTAGACACAAGGAAAGATATTATTTTTAGATTTATCCAAAGAAATAAGAAGAATTAATGAATGTGAATATAGACCCTAGCTGGAAACCCCATTTACAACCTGAGTTTGACAAACCCTATTTTCAGCAACTGACTCAATTTGTAAAACAGGAATATCAACAGTATACTTGTTTTCCTAAAGGGAAGGATATTTTTGCCGCATTTGATCATTGTCCATTTCAAGAGACCAAAGTTGTTATTATAGGACAGGACCCTTATCATGGACCTAACCAGGCCAATGGATTGTGCTTTTCTGTAAAAGATGAAATTCCCCATCCACCTTCACTAGTGAACATTTTTAAAGAAATAAAGGTTGATGTGGAACAACCGTACCCCAAAAGCGGGAACTTAGAACGATGGGCACAGCAAGGAGTACTGCTTTTAAATGCAACTCTCACAGTAAGGGCGCATGAAGCAGGAAGTCATCAAAAAAAAGGCTGGGAGGAGTTTACAGATGCCGTTATAAAAACAGTATCCTCTAAACAAGAAGGTATTGTTTTTTTGCTTTGGGGAGGGTTTGCAAAAAAGAAATCAATCTTGATAGATAAAGCAAAACATCACATACTTACATCTGGCCATCCTTCACCATTAAGTGCAAATAGAGGTCTTTGGTTTGGTAATCAACACTTTAGTAAAACCAATGCCCTGTTGGGTAAAATGGAAAAAAGGTTGATAAGTTGGTGAATTACTTCTTGAAAGGGTTTTCTTAAAGTATGATAAGAATTCGTACGTTTACATACTAACACAACCATCAGAAAATTCTTAATAAATTGCGCAGACTGAAATCAGTTTTACTCGTCGATGACGACGATACCACGAACTTCTTAAATAGGTTTTTTGTAAAACAATTGGATAGCGGTTTAACGGTCAATACAGCCACTAACGGAAAAGAAGCTATTCACTTTTTGGAGACCACTTCAGATGAGGATTTTATGCCATGCTTACTCATTTTGGACACCAATATGCCTACAATGAATGGTTGGGAATTCTTGGACGCTTTTGATAAAAAGTTTGATGAGGGTTTTAAAGAAAAAATTGTGGTAGTTATGTTAACCGCTTTGGATACTGAAGAAACCACAGCTTTGGCATTGGCAAACCCTAATGTGAAGGGAACCGGCCAAAAGCCACTTTCCGACCTAAAATTTAAGGCATTAATTAAGAAATATTTTTCCTAGACTCTAGAGTATAGAAACACTTTAGAGCTTTTCACCTCATCGATAAGTTGTAGACTTATGAGTCTATTTTGTACTTCATCCAAGGTTTTTAAGGCCATTTGATTTTGTCCCCAGGTTGTTCGTGAAAGCCAATCTTGAATATCCTCTAATTGCTGACGGTATCTATTTGCCAAAGTACTATCAATACTTGGTATTTGTTTGAATTCAATAGTATAGGTATTAATAACTTCTAGGATGTGTTTCAGTAATTCTCCATTAGACTTTAAAAAAGCATTTGTAGCAGCGATAACAAAACAGGGCCACGGGGTGGGGCAGTCTCCAAGCCTTTTAAAGAGACCTTTGTCCACCAATGGTTTTGTTGTAAAATGCTCCCACATAAAATAGGCACCCGAGCCTTCACTAAGGTTTTTAACGGCACCTTCTAAGTTGTCTATTATTTCAAATTGAAGTGTATCTGTATTCCAGCCTTGGTCCTGTGCATGCAGGTATGCCATTAAGTGACTTCCACTTCCCATGCGACTTATAGCAATTTTGTCTTTTTCTAATGTTGCTATGGATGTGCGTTCGCTGTTGTTGGCAACGTGAATTCCCCAAAGTAGAGGGGAAGAGATATACTCTTGTACAATTTTGGATGGATTTCCTTGAGAAATACTTTTAACCAGACCTTCGGTAAGTATAATAGCCAAATCTGTTTCACCATCCTGTAGAAGCTGGCACATTTTTCCTGTGCCTTCTGGAACATCTGTCCATTCTAAATGTATGCCCCGGTCTTCAAAAGCGCCTTCTTCGATGGTTAAATGCCATGGGAGATTAAAATGTTCGGGTACACCAACTATTTTAACTGTTTTCATAAGGTTTTAAAATAGACAAAAATATAGCGAAAATATAGCGAAAATAAGATCAAGCCAATGTTTAGGAAACAAGTCTTTCTAAAGTATATTTTATAAGATTGTCCACTGTTTTAGATGCATTTGTAGAAAACTCCCCAGTAGCTCTATTGGCAAGAATAGCGTTTAAAGATACAGCACGGTGTCCATGAAGTTTTGCTAAGCCATAGATGCCGGCGGTCTCCATTTCAAGGTTGGTTATCTGTTGATTCTGGTATAAAAAGGAGGCAAGCTTTTCATTAAAATCAGAAATTTTTGGGGTCAACCTAAGACTTCTTCCTTGTGGCCCGTAAAACCCTGAATTTGTAACTGTTATGCCTAATCGTATACGATTTGAATAGATTTTATTTCTTAAATTTTCATCAGAATCCACCGCATAAGCTGTTATGTTATGTTGGTTCCACCCTAGAAAATTATTAAGCCGTTCTTGCAGGTCCTTGTTTCTTACGTGTCCAGCTTCATAAAAATGAAGAAGCCCCTCCAAACCTATAGCAGATGAGCTTAGCAAAAATGAATCTATGGGTATATCTGCTTGTATCGCACCAGATGTACCAATCCGTATAAAATCTAACTGTATTTTATCATTTTTGATTTCTCTGGTGGAAAAATCTATGTTTACCAGCGCATCTAATTCGTTAAAAACAATATCTATATTGTCAGTGCCAATACCGGTGGAAATAACAGTTATTCTTTTCCCCTTGTATACGCCTGTATGGGTTAAGAACTCCCTACTTCCTTTTTCAATTTGAATAGAATCGAAATATTTGGTAACCAAATGCACACGACTGGGGTCTCCAACGGTGATTATCGTTGAGGAGATATCTTCCGGTAAAAGATTAAGATGGTAAATACTGCCATCAGGATTCAGAATAAGTTCTGAGTCACTTAAGGCCATTCTAGAGTTTTAAGATGCGATCTGTAGTAGAGTTATATAAGAAGTTATACTTTAAAGAACCTCCTAAATATAATTGATTGTCACGTAGTTGGGAGTAGTAATTCGCTTTGTTGGCAAGAACTTCTTTTCCTTTCCTTGTTAGCTTAACCGGATTGAAAGAGCCAAATAAGGGTTTCAGTGAAGAAATCATGCGATCATACTGTGTATCTCCAAAACCATAATACCCTTGATTTGCAAGAATTTGTTTTAATAAGACAGCTCTGGATTCTGGTTTTTGAATTGCCGCTGTGTCCAAAATACGGTTCTCCATTTCATTAAGACCGTTCTTAATGGTTGGAAAACGTTTTAAATGTGCTCTTAAGGCCTCAGATAAGTATTGAAACTGAAAATTGTTATGCGCAATCAAGTTTTCTAATCGAATAGGGTTGTCGCTGCAATACAATTGCCAGACATAGTCAGCAAATTCAATATCATCTTGAGACAAGATGGTTCTATTCTCATATAAATTCAGCAATTTCTCATCACTGAGTTCGCTTAAACCATATAATTTATCACTTTCATCCTCTTTTCCGCTACACACTAAAGAAATCTCTGCGTGTCTTCTATGCGTTTTTAACCAACTTAATACGGCCAGCATGTTTATTTGGCAGAAAAGATCATATTCAAACCAAAGAACAATCTGGTCCTGTTGCTTGTGGTTACATAGCGACCTATATTCTTTGAGAGTTTTCTCGACAAACCAAGATTTGGAAACCTTGTAGTTTTTGTTCAAAAATTCAAACCGGGTTTTCCAAAAAGATTCGCTGCCTACTGCACATAGAGTCTTGCCTTCACACAGCATTTCTCTCCATGTAATAATGTCTCCTTTTAGGTGTAACGATTGTAATTTTGACGTGAAATTGTCGCCGTTGGTAATATGCAACAGTGATTTCATTTTCAGTTTAGTTTTCGTCGGTTAGAATCATTAAATGTAAGATTTAAACCAAGAACACAAAAATTTTTTCATAAAACATTGGTTGTCAAAGCTTAAATTTAACAACGTAGGAAAAATATGAAGATAATATCAGGAATGAATACGCTATCCGCCAACTCTTTTAACAGAAAATCCATGCTCTTTCAAAAAGGCCATAATTTTATCCCGATAATCCCCCTGAATGATGATAAAGTCATTTTTATAACTACCTCCTACGCTTAAATAAGACTTAAGATCCTTAGTGAGTTTTTTAAAATCAACATCAGATCCCGTATAGCCTTCCAAAATAGTTACAGGCTTGCCCTTGCGTTTTTCATACTTGCAGATTATTGGCGCATCTTGAAGCCAATATTTGGGATTATCTTTTTTGGGGACCTCGCTTTCATCTGGAACATGGTCCGGAAATAAGTTTTTAAGTTGATCTTGTATATCCACAAGTTAATTCTTTACTAATCCTAATTCAATAAGTCGTTCATGCAGATATTCGCCCGCAGTAATATCTTCAAATCCTTTTGGATGCTGGTCATCAATACAGTCTGAAAGGCAGTTTAAAGGCATCTCGCTAATCGGATGCATAAAAAACGGAATAGAGTACCTAGATGTGCCCCAAAGTTCTTTAGGTGGGTTTACAACTTGATGTATGGTAGATTTTAGTTTGTTATTGGTAAGCCTGGACAGCATATCGCCAACATTGATCATAAGTTGATCGGTCCTTGCTATGGCATCTACCCATTCACCTTGATGGTTCTTTACCTGTAATCCCTTGCCATGTGCGCCCATAAGCAATGTAATGAGGTTGATGTCTCCATGCGCAGCCGCTCTTACGGCATTTTTAGGTTCTGAGGTAATTGGAGGGTAATGAATTGGCCTTAGAATGGAATTTCCATTCTTTATCCATTCATCAAAATACATTTCATCTAGGTCAAGATGCAAAGCTAAAGCCCTAAGAACATATTTGGCTGTCTTTTCTAGCATCTGATAAGCCTCCTTTCCAACGCTGTTGAATTCCGAAAGTTCTTTAACATAAACATTATCTGGGTATTCCGCTTCAAGCTTTGGATTGTTTTCAACATATTGACCAAAATGCCAAAACTCTTTAAGGTCACCCTCTTTTTTTCCCTTTGCATGCTCTTTTCCAAAGGAGGTGTACCCACGTTGCCCGCCTATTCCTTCAATTTCATAAGTATCCTTTGTGGTTTGTGGTAGTTGAAAAAACTGTTTAATCTCCCCGTAAAGCTGTTCCACTAAATTCTCGGATAAAAAATGACCGCTTAAGGCAACAAAACCTATATCCTCAAAAGCAGCACCTATTTCTGCAATGAATTTTTCTTTCCTGGGAGCATCACCAGAAACAAAATCTCTCAAATCTACGCTTGGAATCGCACTCATAACGTCAAATTTAGTTTACCATCAAAAGTAATGAATATTAAGAAACCTTTCTAAAAATTGGAAGATCATAGATAGCTTTTTCATTACTTTTAACCCCATTGAATTTTTTACTTTATGAGATATCATATTGGTAGTTTGGACCAACAGAAATTACTGAACTTATACAAGGGAATGCTAAAGCCCAGAATGATAGAAGAGAAGATGCTTATTCTTTTGAGGCAAGGCAAAATTTCCAAATGGTTTAGCGGGATTGGTCAAGAAGCAATATCGGTAGGGGTAACCCAAGCCTTGAATACTGAAGAGTATATTTTGCCCATGCACCGTAATTTGGGTGTTTTTACCTCTAGAAATATTCCATTACATCGGCTTTTTGGACAATGGCAGGGAAAACAAAGTGGCTTTACCCAAGGAAGAGATCGGAGCTTTCATTTTGGAACCCAGGAGTATAAAATTGTTGGGATGATATCTCATTTGGGTCCCCAATTAGGGGTTGCTGACGGGATTGCCTTAGCGGATATGCTGCGGAGAAAGAAAAGAGTGACAGCGGTTTTTACAGGAGAAGGCGCAACTAGTGAAGGTGATTTCCATGAAGCATTGAATGTTGCCTCTGTATGGAATCTTCCAGTTTTATTTTGTATTGAAAACAATGGCTATGGCCTTTCTACGCCTACAAATGAGCAATACAATTGTGAAAACCTTGCAGATAGGGCCAAAGGATATGGAATAGAATCCAGAATTATTGATGGTAACAATATCTTGGAAGTATACTCAAAAGTAGATGAGTTGTGTAAGGCGATTAGAAAAAGGCCAAGACCTGTTTTACTGGAGTTTAAGACCTTTAGAATGCGTGGGCACGAAGAAGCTAGTGGCACTAAATACGTTCCGGAAAAGCTGATGAAGAAATGGGAAAAGAAAGACCCTATTGCTAATTATGAGGCGTTTCTATTGGAAGAAGGAATTATAAAAGAGGAAGAAATAGGGAGACTTAAAGATGAAATCACAGAAGAAATCAATTCAAATTTAAAACTTGCATTTGATGAACCTGCAGTTGATGTAATTGAAACTAAAGAATTAAGTGAAGTATATCAAGATTTTAAATATGAGCATGTTGAACCTAAAGAAAATGTAAAAAACATTCGCCTTGTTGATGCGATTTCCCAAGGCTTGGAACAATCTATGGAACGCTACAATGAACTGATTATCATGGGTCAGGATATTGCAGATTATGGAGGGGTTTTTAAAATAACAGAAGGATTTACATCGAAATTTGGCAAAAGTAGGGTGAGAAATACGCCTATTTGTGAATCAGCTATTGTTTCTGCTGCAATGGGATTGTCAATAAATGGCATGAAAGCTGTAATGGAGATGCAATTTGCTGACTTTGCTACTTCAGGTTTTAACCCAATAGTAAATTACCTGGCCAAAGTGCATTATCGATGGGGTGAAAATGCAGATGTTGTGGTGCGGATGCCTTGTGGCGGTGGCGTTGGAGCTGGGCCATTCCATTCGCAGACAAATGAAGCTTGGTTTACAAAGACGCCTGGCCTTAAGGTAGTGTATCCTGCTTTCCCTTACGATGCAAAGGGCTTACTCAATACAGCTATAAATGACCCGAACCCAGTATTGTTCTTTGAGCACAAGGGTCTTTATAGAAGCGTTTATGGAGACGTACCTTCAGATTATTACACAATTCCATTTGGGAAAGCCAGTTTGATTAGGACAGGTGATTCCATATCTGTTGTGACATATGGCGCAGGAGTACATTGGGCATTGGAAATTTTGGAAAAACACCCGGAAATCAATGCGGATGTTATAGATTTGCGTACACTTCAACCTCTCGATATTGAAACTGTTTACACTTCGGTGAAAAAAACAGGGAAACTGATTGTATTGCAAGAAGACACTCTTTTTGGTGGTATTGCAAGTGATGTTTCTTCTTTGGTAATGGAAAATTGTTTTGAATTTTTAGATGCACCCGTTAAAAGGGTTGGAAGCTTGGAGACACCTGTTCCATTTTCTAAAGGTTTAGAGCAAAACTACTTGCCCAAAGCAAGGTTTGAAAAAGCACTGATCGAGCTTTTGGCATATTGAAATCATTCGGTTTAACAATTTTTTAACAACCCTAAAAGATAAATATGGTGTCTCAATCGTATATACTAAAATTTAAATTCCAATTCTTATGGTAAAACACGCATTCTTTATTATGATGTTTACTGCATTTTTGCTGACATCATGTTCTGTTTCTAAAAGTGCAAGGAGCCAGCGTAACCTTTTTAGCGGCTCATGGACACTTAACGACATTTCTTACGAGAACAATACCGGTAATTTTAAATCTGTAATCTTCAATGATGCAGATGACATTTGTTTTGAAGGAAGTGATTGGTTTTTTAGGGACAACAACAGTACAGGTAGGTATACAATAACTGGAGGTAGCCTCTGTCAGGGAGGGGATCGTTTCTTTAGATGGTCTGTTGTCGAGCCAACCGCAAATTATAGCAGTCAGCTTCAATTCAAATTTATTGATGAAAAACGAAAAGATGTTTCAGGAGGGGTAGGCTATCGTTTAAACATAGCCAACATATCGGAACAATCCATGACACTTAAATCCAATGTTTCAGTAGACGGAGAACTTGTAAC is a genomic window of Flagellimonas sp. CMM7 containing:
- a CDS encoding cytochrome-c peroxidase, with amino-acid sequence MKQSTQIFLIFWTVALVLGCRGPKSKEVLVAAVSEDFPAVGALPKSVVSPKGNPSSIEKEALGKLLFYDPILSGNKDISCATCHHPDMGYADFLDISIGTNAKGLGSKRKFNAQNDIPFVKRNAQTILNSAFNGIQNHEPYAPENAPMFWDDRAKSLEKQALEPIKAFEEMRGRSFTENEILLVVIDRLKNIPEYQTLFKNAFNDAEPITIENLGKAIAAFERTLINNNSRFDQYMRGDGEAILISEKDGFEQFKKVGCVNCHNGPMFSDYKMHVLGVPENSKLPFVDFGIADISAKDSFAFRTPSLRNLRFTAPYMHNGSFMTLRRVLEFYEDISKGKVRNPNVHPSQFDPFVHDLELSVKEMGLIISFLNTLNDPDFDKTIPENVPSGLPVGGFVN
- a CDS encoding short chain dehydrogenase, with translation MKILIIGGKGTIGNKVTSYFSEKNEVLVAGRTSGDVTVDIADSSSIENLFKQTGKLDAIICIAGEAKWADFKDLTEDDYYIGLKSKLMGQVNLVRIGQHFLNPSGSITLSTGILADDPVVKTASAAMVNGGIHSFVQAVALEIENGIRVNVVSLGMVVDAYEKYKDYFPGHNPVSMEKAVNAYIRSVNGKGNGEVIRVYN
- a CDS encoding YfcC family protein — translated: MSFLQKLKFPTAHTVLFIIAAIVCLLTWIIPAGQYDRLSYDSETNTLIRTSQETSISFPATQKNLNELTIQIPIEKFKEGAISKPISIPNTYRKLEGQPQGLVGFIQAPLKGIMQSADIILLVLIIGGLISIVNATKAFEAGIAWLAEKLKGREFVLIIMVTTLIALGGTTFGLEEETIAFYPILIPIFLAAKYDAIACIASIYIGSSIGTLASTVNPFSTIIASDAAGINWTVGLNGRLIMLLLGLIVCIVYIIRYAQKVKKNPEKSIIYNQKEEIEKLFLGAKASVVSKLTLKLRLVLFIFACCFVIMVYGVSQLGWWFLEMTSVFLAGALLIGFITRLNEKQFVTEFMSGAKDLLGVAFIIGIARGITVLMEDGQVSDTLLFYASELTSGMHKGLFINVTCLLYSGLTFFIPSSSGMAVLTMPIMSPLADNVGVGREIMVNAYQYGVGLFKFINPTGIILASLALVNVGYDKWLKFVWPLVLLLGILAMSTLTISIYL
- a CDS encoding uracil-DNA glycosylase; this encodes MNVNIDPSWKPHLQPEFDKPYFQQLTQFVKQEYQQYTCFPKGKDIFAAFDHCPFQETKVVIIGQDPYHGPNQANGLCFSVKDEIPHPPSLVNIFKEIKVDVEQPYPKSGNLERWAQQGVLLLNATLTVRAHEAGSHQKKGWEEFTDAVIKTVSSKQEGIVFLLWGGFAKKKSILIDKAKHHILTSGHPSPLSANRGLWFGNQHFSKTNALLGKMEKRLISW
- a CDS encoding response regulator; its protein translation is MRRLKSVLLVDDDDTTNFLNRFFVKQLDSGLTVNTATNGKEAIHFLETTSDEDFMPCLLILDTNMPTMNGWEFLDAFDKKFDEGFKEKIVVVMLTALDTEETTALALANPNVKGTGQKPLSDLKFKALIKKYFS
- a CDS encoding substrate-binding domain-containing protein; amino-acid sequence: MKTVKIVGVPEHFNLPWHLTIEEGAFEDRGIHLEWTDVPEGTGKMCQLLQDGETDLAIILTEGLVKSISQGNPSKIVQEYISSPLLWGIHVANNSERTSIATLEKDKIAISRMGSGSHLMAYLHAQDQGWNTDTLQFEIIDNLEGAVKNLSEGSGAYFMWEHFTTKPLVDKGLFKRLGDCPTPWPCFVIAATNAFLKSNGELLKHILEVINTYTIEFKQIPSIDSTLANRYRQQLEDIQDWLSRTTWGQNQMALKTLDEVQNRLISLQLIDEVKSSKVFLYSRV
- a CDS encoding nucleoside phosphorylase — encoded protein: MALSDSELILNPDGSIYHLNLLPEDISSTIITVGDPSRVHLVTKYFDSIQIEKGSREFLTHTGVYKGKRITVISTGIGTDNIDIVFNELDALVNIDFSTREIKNDKIQLDFIRIGTSGAIQADIPIDSFLLSSSAIGLEGLLHFYEAGHVRNKDLQERLNNFLGWNQHNITAYAVDSDENLRNKIYSNRIRLGITVTNSGFYGPQGRSLRLTPKISDFNEKLASFLYQNQQITNLEMETAGIYGLAKLHGHRAVSLNAILANRATGEFSTNASKTVDNLIKYTLERLVS
- a CDS encoding DUF1835 domain-containing protein, encoding MKSLLHITNGDNFTSKLQSLHLKGDIITWREMLCEGKTLCAVGSESFWKTRFEFLNKNYKVSKSWFVEKTLKEYRSLCNHKQQDQIVLWFEYDLFCQINMLAVLSWLKTHRRHAEISLVCSGKEDESDKLYGLSELSDEKLLNLYENRTILSQDDIEFADYVWQLYCSDNPIRLENLIAHNNFQFQYLSEALRAHLKRFPTIKNGLNEMENRILDTAAIQKPESRAVLLKQILANQGYYGFGDTQYDRMISSLKPLFGSFNPVKLTRKGKEVLANKANYYSQLRDNQLYLGGSLKYNFLYNSTTDRILKL
- a CDS encoding translation initiation factor; this encodes MDIQDQLKNLFPDHVPDESEVPKKDNPKYWLQDAPIICKYEKRKGKPVTILEGYTGSDVDFKKLTKDLKSYLSVGGSYKNDFIIIQGDYRDKIMAFLKEHGFSVKRVGG
- a CDS encoding isopenicillin N synthase family oxygenase, translating into MSAIPSVDLRDFVSGDAPRKEKFIAEIGAAFEDIGFVALSGHFLSENLVEQLYGEIKQFFQLPQTTKDTYEIEGIGGQRGYTSFGKEHAKGKKEGDLKEFWHFGQYVENNPKLEAEYPDNVYVKELSEFNSVGKEAYQMLEKTAKYVLRALALHLDLDEMYFDEWIKNGNSILRPIHYPPITSEPKNAVRAAAHGDINLITLLMGAHGKGLQVKNHQGEWVDAIARTDQLMINVGDMLSRLTNNKLKSTIHQVVNPPKELWGTSRYSIPFFMHPISEMPLNCLSDCIDDQHPKGFEDITAGEYLHERLIELGLVKN
- a CDS encoding thiamine pyrophosphate-dependent enzyme, encoding MRYHIGSLDQQKLLNLYKGMLKPRMIEEKMLILLRQGKISKWFSGIGQEAISVGVTQALNTEEYILPMHRNLGVFTSRNIPLHRLFGQWQGKQSGFTQGRDRSFHFGTQEYKIVGMISHLGPQLGVADGIALADMLRRKKRVTAVFTGEGATSEGDFHEALNVASVWNLPVLFCIENNGYGLSTPTNEQYNCENLADRAKGYGIESRIIDGNNILEVYSKVDELCKAIRKRPRPVLLEFKTFRMRGHEEASGTKYVPEKLMKKWEKKDPIANYEAFLLEEGIIKEEEIGRLKDEITEEINSNLKLAFDEPAVDVIETKELSEVYQDFKYEHVEPKENVKNIRLVDAISQGLEQSMERYNELIIMGQDIADYGGVFKITEGFTSKFGKSRVRNTPICESAIVSAAMGLSINGMKAVMEMQFADFATSGFNPIVNYLAKVHYRWGENADVVVRMPCGGGVGAGPFHSQTNEAWFTKTPGLKVVYPAFPYDAKGLLNTAINDPNPVLFFEHKGLYRSVYGDVPSDYYTIPFGKASLIRTGDSISVVTYGAGVHWALEILEKHPEINADVIDLRTLQPLDIETVYTSVKKTGKLIVLQEDTLFGGIASDVSSLVMENCFEFLDAPVKRVGSLETPVPFSKGLEQNYLPKARFEKALIELLAY
- a CDS encoding lipocalin family protein codes for the protein MVKHAFFIMMFTAFLLTSCSVSKSARSQRNLFSGSWTLNDISYENNTGNFKSVIFNDADDICFEGSDWFFRDNNSTGRYTITGGSLCQGGDRFFRWSVVEPTANYSSQLQFKFIDEKRKDVSGGVGYRLNIANISEQSMTLKSNVSVDGELVTIVYQFSKK